DNA sequence from the Antedon mediterranea chromosome 7, ecAntMedi1.1, whole genome shotgun sequence genome:
GTGCATGTCAAATGATTTCGCTGATCAAACAACTTCTAAAAGTCTAGAAGACTGCGAAATAATCGCCAGTCATGCCGATATTCGAATCGATGAAAAAGATTATGGGGATAATTATGAATGTAAGCTGAAGGCAGTGGATTTGTTGGTATGTCTTCAAGCGGAACATGACAAAGATAAACATTTACCATTACAGGCTATATCGCGTAAAATTGCTTTGAAAACATATGAACAAATTGACATGAAATTTAAGGATATGTCAACAGAATCTTATATTTATAAGATGGATTCAGAAATAATGGATTTGCGTAAAAAACAATCTGATTTATGGAAAGATAAATCCGAAATGATTATGGTCAAGAAGTTTTTAGAATCAGTTGCGTTTACGTCTCTCGGGAGGTCATACTTTTATAACTGGATGGGTACTATGTTGGACAGGCACAGCATTCATAATTTACAGCTCATACGTGAAAATAAACCTACAAGTATGAATAATTCTGAAATTGTTGAAGAATTCCAACGGAAACTATCCAATGCAAGTCTGGGCTTAGAACATTTAAATAGAGAAATCGCCCAAATCTACGAGATGGCATCAGAATTGTCAAGGATGGAAAGTGACATTCAAACATTTCCAGAAATAGCTGCTCACATGTTAATTGATGGACAACCACTTGAGATTATGGATGGAGATGCGACGTATGTTCCTACAACGTGGTTAAAGGCAGTTTTCAATTGCCTAAAGGCAAGGATTGGAAATAAGAAACTATTTGTTTTATCAGTAGTTGGTGTGCAAGGAAGTGGAAAATCAACCATGCTGAATACGATGTTCGGCTTAAAGTTTGCAGTTGGTGCTGGCAGATGTACCAGAGGCGCATTTGCACAGTTGGTTCCACTTGATGAGGATCTTAAAAAAAAGTACAAGAGTGATTACATCATGGTGATTGACACAGAAGGGTTATGCGCTCCTGAATTTGCTGGAATTGATGACAACAATAAACGTGATAACAAATTGGCCACGTTCATAATCGCGTTAGCAGATTGTACAATTATAAATGTTATGGCTGATAACCAAGCTGGCATTCAGGACATCCTACAGATTGCTGTGTACGCGTTGATGAAAATGGAATCAACTAATATAAAGCCTAGCTGCATATTTGTTCATCAGTGTAAAGGTGATTTATTGACTTCGGAGAAGAATATAACATCAGATTTCCATCTGAAAAAAGTACTGGACAAATCTACAAGAATTGCCGCagatatacaaaaaacatcttTCAAATCGTTTGAAGAAGTGATCAGTTTTCAGCCGGAAAAGCATGTAGTTTATATTCCAAATCTCTGGCAAGAACATCCGCCAATGGCAACTACGAATCCGGAATATATTCGAAATGTTCTTGAACTCCGAAATCTTGCGTTTTCTGTTATGGGAGGACATTCGAATAGTATTGATGAATTTAGTTTCAAATTTACCGGTGTGTCGAAAGCTGTTCTTTACGAAGAATTTGCCTTTTCTTTCATTCATGCTGTAGAGATACACTCTTACAATGGCTTAGAAAATGAGTATATTGATGCATCAAGAGATTTTAGACGAACATGTATGAGCAACCAGCATGCCTTTGTCAATGCTTGTAAAAATATGTCGGCTGCAAAGATTAAAGAAGAAGGTACACAAATACTCGAAGTCTACACACGAAAGCTAGATAAATGCTCCGAAATACTTAGAAATCGGATGAAAGAATACATATGCAAGAACCCCAAAGCGGCACAATGGGAAGCACGTATAAACAGCAGACTGTATGAACTGATTTTGGAAATGCGTAAAACACTTCGAAAAGAATTTGAAATTGTCAAACAGGCTGTCATttggaaaacaaaaattgaaaaaggCTACTTACAAGAAATTTATCAAAAGTCGGGTGAACTCGCCAAAAAATTAAGAGCAGATGGTACAAGTGAATCGGAACTAGAAACGGAATTCAACAGATGTTGGGAAGAGTGGATTAACAATACCCCTAAATTGACCGAACTTATAGATATCGAGACCACACTTGAAGGAATACTCCGTAAAACAGGTTTGGATGACAAATTTCTAACACAGAACATACTATCGATGTTGACGAAGAAACAAAACGTTGATGTGTCACTGGATGATGTAATCGAGAATTGTTCTGCTTCTAAGTGCGACCTCCGCAATATAATTTCGAATATTCAAGAAATGGCAATTGCTTCCATAGATGATTATAGAGACAAAGGAAGTAGTTGCGATGAATCTATCATACAAGATGTCGTCAATGTAGTTTATAACGTTTTACAAAATCCATGACCTTCTGATAAGTATGTATTTACACGTAAAGCAGTGGTTAAACATACATGTCATATTCTATGGAAATCAATTCCAAAATTCAAAGCTCTTCAGGAAGCCTCCATGGATCAGAATGACCCCAAAACACTTATGCTTTCTCATAAGGAGATCTTAAGGCAAGAATTCTATAGCGAATTCACCAAAGTAGAAAAATCATtgaaaatagcttcaaatattGTCATGCATTTGAAAGATGCCAGTACCGAAGCAATTAATCTACAGTTCTTTTTAAGAGCTGTTGAATATTTCAGAACCTCACCTGATCACAAGCATATAATTGACAGTAAGACAAGCTTTCATGTCAAAATGCTCATTGATGTCGCCGAAATAAATTCATTTGAGTTAGCTACAAGATACTTGCGAAATCCGTCAACATTTATGTCTTCTTGGGTGCAAGAGTACATTTTTAATGCACTGCAAGTAAATATAAATGACCAGGGGACCGTGCTACAAAATATTTACTACATCTGCGTGCGTAGTAAATTCAACGAAATGTTAGTAGCAACCAGAAACGCTTTTACTAAAATCGAAGCAAAGTACTGCAAAGTAAATGAGTTGTGGCAAAAAATAAATTCACATTTAGAGCTAACAATGATAGCACCAGTCATGACTATCCCGACAATTGGAAATGAACAAATTCAGGTGGAGAAAGTATGTGAGGAGATCTCTAGTGAACTAAATGAAGCAAGATATTACTTAACAATGAGAAGTAACGCCGATTTGAAGAAAGATTTAAGACGTGAAATTGAAAAAGTTGTTGAATATTTTGAGAAAGATCTTGTTGGTTGTAAAGAGTTGTGCCCGTTTTGCGGAGGCCCATGCGATAACACTGCTGGATGTACATCACACCTTACTAGGTGTCATCGACCTCAAGGTATTTCAGGCCAAAACTGGCACTGGTGGAACTGGAAAAGAAAACGTGGCAACGAACTTGTCGTAGACTTGTGCACAACATCAGTTGCtgacaaaaaacaacaatttaaaaaaagcgATGTCGATAACAAATGGCATAAATATCACGAATATCGTACTGTTTACGAATCATGGATGATTCCACCAATAGTTGATACAAACACACAGCTGTACTGGAAATGGTTCATGGCAAAATACAACAAAGAGTTCGCAGATTTTCATGGATGCTTGGAAGCTGAAATTCCAGATAGTTGGAAACAAATTACATGGGAAGAAGCAAAGCAGGATCTGATTAACTTATACAAACCAAGAACATAAAGGTAAGAGTTTATTAATCATGAAAATGTATTAGCATGCTCTCATTTCATTCGTAGTGctgtttataattttaaaaataggatTCATTATTATGtctaaaaacatattttatgattgtactattttgtttacaaaatgaaatattcttgTATAGCTCTTTGACGACTTGACGCTTATTAGGCGTATTGTAAACCGTGGAATCTATTCTAAAACAGAGTACAGGAGAGTGAGCAGTTTGTAGTatgattataaaaaataatttccaggttataattatacagtattaagaatattttcataatttaggcttcaatttttcaaaataaaaaaagaaaccttgatttttttttttttattaattttttactaacaagatttttttttcattaacagCTTTGGTTTGATGACTGGACGCAATTTTTCTTAATCACAAGAACTAAACACATTTGTTTATTAGTCGACCCAATATGACATGAATTATTCAAAATTCGGGCATTTCGCATAAGGGTGTGGTGGGTTTGTTATTATAAAACTTAGTATATATATAGTAGTATAGTAAACGAAGTATGTAAATAAGACAGATACATTATAGGTGTATTTGACGAAGAGATTTTAACATTCAGATTTTGTGTCTAAGGTTGATTGGAAAATCATCCACTAAATTACACTAAAGACATTACgaataataatatgaattgttatcaaggccatatacatggctggcCAAGTCGCGTGCACCAAAAATCGACAATTTTTGCACCAATGAGTTTGCAACTTTTCTCTCTTCGAATGAATTTGTCGCGGTAGATTAAAAAGAGCATATtgattataacattatatagCTGTGTTATTATGTATGGCCATTGTATATTAGAAATGAAACAGCCATTACTTTAGCAGATAGTGTAGTATTATACCTATATAGTAGATTGTAGTTTGTGTTTAGAGAGACATTTTATTAGCACTTCGTTGTTTGGTAAACCGTATAGATAGAAAGCCTTATTTCATATTAAGGTCGTTTGGTAATAACAACTTAAGCCTAACAGGCAATTTTACCAGGAGGAATAATTAGAACACACTTTTAACACGTTTTAACTGACCAATATCAATAAAACTCAATTAGTAGAATCAAAGACTAAGTTTTACAGTTGTTTGTGTTaactttgttgttgttaataaTCTCTCAATATATTCGATCAATGCGATCTAACAAATAGGATGAGGAGCTCACTCTGACATTCAAGATAAGAATGTGTAACAGTACCTATCCGATACACTTGACTTGTGTCGTATAACAAAGTACAATacatagttactgaagttagtattacaatctcgtcaatgaaaacacaaatATGTATATGCTTATTCACTTATTTATGAAAACGACGCATACtataaagtttcgtttgtctgtaaaatgatgtaatcaagctgtttacaggcgtaattaaaaaccaaattgtAGTTGgagaattattatttattattat
Encoded proteins:
- the LOC140055532 gene encoding interferon-induced very large GTPase 1-like; translation: MAVPHFEQCLSILKLLELHVYYPKKITREMALTVPGEVIARKDLNKTCNQPWFMLQNIIAGNYEGMSFAINTQTSVSESRGPETLLSNYLQGRKPTDSGCLVNPLDVLTSLFICCDDFLRQMLVEKLSNCQLGIPLLLPVIDATPQTSGVEMLSWATSTIRKQWKTASGQPVEQSMAVHPLPIVSALRIGRPRLSKSKILNETMNSKHDHFFHSKCTGGSVRKIVSNGIVELMWYLPVGSDRDSFPGAFGVMNLRGNAVNHSLQRTFLTKASSTAIIFCQRDMSNKEEIYSITSRNDQHSHLILVFDENPNEEWFKTLEHVLPAYKNEGKQVHVLTDNYTNNVADKVREAINMCMSNDFADQTTSKSLEDCEIIASHADIRIDEKDYGDNYECKLKAVDLLVCLQAEHDKDKHLPLQAISRKIALKTYEQIDMKFKDMSTESYIYKMDSEIMDLRKKQSDLWKDKSEMIMVKKFLESVAFTSLGRSYFYNWMGTMLDRHSIHNLQLIRENKPTSMNNSEIVEEFQRKLSNASLGLEHLNREIAQIYEMASELSRMESDIQTFPEIAAHMLIDGQPLEIMDGDATYVPTTWLKAVFNCLKARIGNKKLFVLSVVGVQGSGKSTMLNTMFGLKFAVGAGRCTRGAFAQLVPLDEDLKKKYKSDYIMVIDTEGLCAPEFAGIDDNNKRDNKLATFIIALADCTIINVMADNQAGIQDILQIAVYALMKMESTNIKPSCIFVHQCKGDLLTSEKNITSDFHLKKVLDKSTRIAADIQKTSFKSFEEVISFQPEKHVVYIPNLWQEHPPMATTNPEYIRNVLELRNLAFSVMGGHSNSIDEFSFKFTGVSKAVLYEEFAFSFIHAVEIHSYNGLENEYIDASRDFRRTCMSNQHAFVNACKNMSAAKIKEEGTQILEVYTRKLDKCSEILRNRMKEYICKNPKAAQWEARINSRLYELILEMRKTLRKEFEIVKQAVIWKTKIEKGYLQEIYQKSGELAKKLRADGTSESELETEFNRCWEEWINNTPKLTELIDIETTLEGILRKTGLDDKFLTQNILSMLTKKQNVDVSLDDVIENCSASKCDLRNIISNIQEMAIASIDDYRDKGSSCDESIIQDVVNVVYNVLQNP
- the LOC140054454 gene encoding interferon-induced very large GTPase 1-like, with amino-acid sequence MDQNDPKTLMLSHKEILRQEFYSEFTKVEKSLKIASNIVMHLKDASTEAINLQFFLRAVEYFRTSPDHKHIIDSKTSFHVKMLIDVAEINSFELATRYLRNPSTFMSSWVQEYIFNALQVNINDQGTVLQNIYYICVRSKFNEMLVATRNAFTKIEAKYCKVNELWQKINSHLELTMIAPVMTIPTIGNEQIQVEKVCEEISSELNEARYYLTMRSNADLKKDLRREIEKVVEYFEKDLVGCKELCPFCGGPCDNTAGCTSHLTRCHRPQGISGQNWHWWNWKRKRGNELVVDLCTTSVADKKQQFKKSDVDNKWHKYHEYRTVYESWMIPPIVDTNTQLYWKWFMAKYNKEFADFHGCLEAEIPDSWKQITWEEAKQDLINLYKPRT